A single genomic interval of Helianthus annuus cultivar XRQ/B chromosome 13, HanXRQr2.0-SUNRISE, whole genome shotgun sequence harbors:
- the LOC110899416 gene encoding RING-H2 finger protein ATL2 has protein sequence MSSDSPVNQWPDAELQDSSKSYALSGRIMLSSIIILFVVVIFLVFLHLYARWYLVRIQQRRNRHSRRTRSTRIVFYVENNPPPASTGGLDASVIKSLPVFVFSSETDENTPECSVCLSEFEQGEKGRVLPKCKHSFHTECIDMWFHSNSTCPLCRSPVEAVETMSLVNSTVLEPGSSTSVPPSVQTTSLVERTKRVNDVRIDVPNRTELSAESQLTSPSQGFLSPGSRLLSRIINMSRKSPAVSPSSGVGPSCVHPLAATELDIESASQESTRPGSFK, from the exons ATGTCTTCAGATTCTCCGGTCAACCAGTGGCCCGATGCCGAACTACAAGACTCCTCTAAATCCTACGCCCTCTCGGGCCGAATCATGCTCTCCTCcatcatcatcctcttcgtcgTCGTCATCTTCCTCGTCTTCCTCCACCTCTACGCCCGTTG GTATCTCGTTCGTATCCAACAACGGCGTAACCGACATAGCCGTCGTACCCGCTCCACGCGTATCGTATTCTACGTCGAAAACAATCCCCCGCCAGCTTCCACTGGCGGGCTTGACGCTTCCGTAATAAAATCACTTCCGGTTTTCGTGTTCTCGTCGGAAACCGACGAGAACACACCCGAATGCTCGGTCTGTTTGTCCGAGTTTGAACAGGGTGAAAAGGGTCGGGTTTTACCCAAATGCAAACATAGTTTCCACACCGAGTGTATTGACATGTGGTTTCATAGTAACTCAACTTGTCCACTTTGTCGTTCGCCAGTTGAAGCAGTGGAAACCATGTCGTTAGTTAACTCGACTGTGCTCGAACCCGGTTCAAGTACTTCGGTTCCACCGTCCGTACAAACAACGTCGTTAGTCGAAAGGACGAAACGAGTAAATGACGTCAGAATAGATGTCCCCAACCGTACCGAGTTGTCGGCTGAGTCACAGCTGACGTCACCGAGTCAAGGGTTCTTGTCACCCGGAAGTAGGTTGTTGTCAAGGATAATCAACATGAGTAGAAAATCGCCGGCGGTGTCGCCGTCGTCAGGGGTCGGACCGAGTTGTGTACACCCATTAGCAGCCACTGAGTTGGATATTGAGTCAGCGAGTCAAGAGTCAACTCGGCCAGGAAGTTTTAAGTGA